A window of Sphingobacterium sp. lm-10 contains these coding sequences:
- a CDS encoding acyl-CoA thioesterase, which translates to MTIAERIERSETRVCITVFPSITNHHDTLFGGKALAIMDEVSFMAATRFCRKRLVTVSTDKIDFNKAIPAGSIVEAVGRVEKVGNTSVKVRVQIFLESMYEDSRELAIQGSFTFVALDDDKKPIPVLQGLGVTS; encoded by the coding sequence TAGCAGAAAGAATAGAACGATCGGAAACCCGGGTTTGTATTACGGTTTTTCCGTCCATTACCAACCATCACGACACGCTCTTTGGCGGTAAAGCGCTGGCTATTATGGATGAAGTAAGTTTTATGGCAGCCACCCGTTTCTGCCGTAAGCGATTGGTAACGGTGTCTACCGATAAAATAGATTTTAATAAAGCTATTCCAGCGGGTAGTATTGTAGAGGCGGTAGGACGAGTGGAGAAGGTCGGAAATACCAGTGTGAAGGTGCGGGTACAGATTTTCTTAGAAAGTATGTACGAGGATAGCAGAGAGCTGGCTATTCAAGGATCTTTTACTTTCGTGGCGTTGGACGACGACAAGAAGCCAATACCGGTTTTGCAGGGTTTAGGAGTTACTTCCTAA
- a CDS encoding DUF779 domain-containing protein, whose amino-acid sequence MIARIDSTDSAKQLIQELVDKHGELMFYQAGGCCEGTQPQCFEKGGYFPRMNDAMIGLVEGFEFWIDRDLFEYWQYSHFTLDVLHGFGPGGFSLETPLGKTFKVHYRLFTERELADLSPVKRSI is encoded by the coding sequence ATGATAGCACGTATAGACTCTACCGACTCCGCCAAACAGTTAATCCAAGAACTGGTCGATAAGCATGGAGAACTCATGTTTTACCAGGCTGGCGGTTGCTGCGAAGGCACACAACCACAATGCTTCGAAAAGGGCGGTTATTTCCCTCGTATGAACGATGCCATGATTGGTTTAGTGGAAGGATTCGAATTTTGGATTGATAGGGATTTATTTGAATACTGGCAATATTCACATTTCACTTTAGACGTACTCCATGGCTTCGGCCCGGGTGGATTCTCACTGGAAACTCCCCTTGGCAAAACCTTCAAAGTACACTATCGCTTATTTACAGAACGTGAATTAGCAGATTTGAGTCCCGTAAAAAGAAGTATCTAA